One Labeo rohita strain BAU-BD-2019 chromosome 12, IGBB_LRoh.1.0, whole genome shotgun sequence genomic region harbors:
- the ppp2r2d gene encoding serine/threonine-protein phosphatase 2A 55 kDa regulatory subunit B delta isoform, whose product MMAGVGGGNDFQWCFSQVKGAIDEDVAEADIISTVEFNYSGELLATGDKGGRVVIFQREQESKNRPSSRGEYNVYSTFQSHEPEFDYLKSLEIEEKINKIRWLPQQNAAHFLLSANDKTIKLWKISERDKRAEGYNLKDEDGRLRDPFRITTLRVPVLMPMDLMVEASPRRIFANAHTYHINSISVNSDYETYLSADDLRINLWHLEITDRSFNIVDIKPANMEELTEVITAAECHPHQCNVFVYSSSKGTIRLCDMRAAALCDRHSKFFEEPEDPSSRSFFSEIISSISDVKFSHSGRYMMTRDYLSVKVWDLNMENRPVETYQVHEYLRSKLCSLYENDCIFDKFECCWNGSDSAIMTGSYNNFFRMFDRNTRRDITLEASRENSKPRAMLKPRKVCTGGKRKKDEISVDSLDFNKKILHTAWHPKENVIAVAATNNLYIFQDKLN is encoded by the exons ATGATGGCAG GGGTTGGTGGAGGCAATGATTTCCAGTGGTGCTTCTCCCAGGTCAAAGGAGCCATAGATGAAGATGTTGCAGAAG CGGACATTATCTCAACCGTTGAATTTAACTATTCTGGGGAGTTACTAGCCACAGGAGACAAAGGGGGAAGAGTCGTCATATTTCAGCGAGAACAGGAG AGTAAAAACCGCCCATCCTCAAGAGGGGAATACAACGTGTACAGCACTTTTCAAAGTCACGAGCCTGAGTTTGATTACTTGAAAAGTTTAGAAATCGAGGAGAAGATCAATAAAATCAGATGGCTCCCGCAACAGAACGCTGCACACTTTCTTCTGTCTGCAAACG ACAAAACCATCAAACTATGGAAGATCAGCGAAAGGGACAAACGAGCAGAAGGATACAATCTTAAAGACGAAGACGGACGACTGCGAGATCCATTTCGAATCACAACACTACGG GTTCCTGTGCTGATGCCGATGGACTTGATGGTGGAAGCAAGCCCACGCAGAATATTTGCAAATGCACATACATATCACATCAATTCCATTTCAGTAAATAGTGATTATGAAACATACCTTTCTGCAGACGACCTCAGAATAAACCTCTGGCATTTAGAAATCACAGATAGAAGTTTTA ACATTGTAGATATAAAACCAGCCAATATGGAGGAGCTGACGGAAGTGATAACAGCGGCCGAGTGTCACCCACACCAGTGTAACGTCTTTGTATACAGCAGTAGTAAAGGAACCATCCGCCTGTGTGATATGAGGGCCGCCGCGCTCTGCGATAGACATAGCAAAT TTTTTGAGGAGCCGGAAGATCCCAGCAGCCGGTCGTTCTTCTCAGAAATCATCTCCTCCATATCTGACGTCAAGTTCAGCCACAGCGGTCGATACATGATGACCCGCGATTACCTCTCCGTTAAGGTCTGGGACCTGAATATGGAGAATCGGCCCGTAGAGACCTACCAG gtACACGAGTACCTACGTAGCAAGTTGTGCTCGCTCTACGAGAACGACTGCATTTTCGACAAGTTTGAGTGCTGTTGGAACGGTTCAGATAG TGCCATTATGACGGGTTCCTACAACAACTTCTTTAGGATGTTCGACAGGAACACGCGCAGGGACATCACACTGGAGGCGTCGAGGGAGAACAGTAAACCCCGTGCCATGCTCAAACCCCGCAAGGTGTGCACCGGCGGCAAACGGAAGAAAGACGAAATCAGCGTGGACAGCCTGGACTTCAACAAGAAGATCCTACACACCGCCTGGCACCCGAAAGAAAACGTCATAGCTGTGGCCGCCACCAACAACCTGTATATATTCCAGGacaaacttaattaa